A single region of the Malus sylvestris chromosome 8, drMalSylv7.2, whole genome shotgun sequence genome encodes:
- the LOC126632075 gene encoding uncharacterized protein LOC126632075, producing MSLKKKPKAVIVGGSIAGVSCAHTLVLTGWNVLVVEKSCAPPTGSQTGAGLGLDPLSLRLIQSWIQDPELLHQTTLPFTIDQNDAIDGEKKVKWTLTRDEKLNCRAGHWGDLHALLYNALPPNLFLWGHRFLSFSISSDKSSVIVKASSHETNEGIEIIGDLLIAADGCLSSIRQSFVPDHKLRYSGYCAWRGVLDFAGNENSETIIGIRKEYPELGKCLYFGLGSGTHTVLYELPNQRLNWIWYVHQPEPDLKPNSMTMKASSDMIQSMHKEAEKMWLPEFVRVIRETKEPFINPIYDSDPLEKIYWDIVVLVGDAAHPTTPHALRSTNMSVLDAAVLGQCLKKWGAEDLQFALEEYQSIRLPVVRKQVLHARRMGRIKQGLVLPDRQLFNPETANPEECHELQQKLMPFFTDVPSILL from the exons atgaGTCTGAAGAAAAAACCCAAGGCAGTAATAGTGGGAGGGAGCATAGCAGGGGTATCATGCGCCCATACGCTCGTATTAACAGGGTGGAACGTTTTGGTGGTGGAGAAATCATGTGCTCCCCCAACTGGAAGCCAAACTGGGGCAGGACTTGGCCttgaccctctctctctcagactcaTCCAGTCATGGATTCAAGACCCTGAGCTTCTTCACCAGACCACTCTACCCTTTACAATTGATCAG AATGATGCCATAGATGGTGAGAAAAAGGTGAAATGGACACTAACTAGAGATGAGAAGTTGAACTGTAGAGCAGGACATTGGGGTGACCTACATGCTCTTCTATACAATGCACTTCCACCAAACCTATTTCTTTGGGGTCACCGTTTCCTATCTTTCTCCATTTCTAGTGACAAGTCTTCAGTTATAGTGAAGGCTTCATCCCATGAAACCAATGAAGGCATTGAAATCATCGGTGATTTGCTCATTGCAGCGGATGGATGTCTCTCTTCGATCCGCCAAAGTTTTGTTCCTGACCATAAACTGAG GTATTCGGGTTATTGCGCATGGAGAGGGGTGCTTGATTTTGCAGGAAATGAGAATTCAGAAACCATAATCGGCATCCGAAAGGAATACCCTGAGCTTGGAAAATGCTTGTACTTTGGCTTAGGTTCTGGGACTCACACTGTGCTGTATGAGCTTCCGAACCAAAGGCTGAATTGGATTTGGTATGTCCATCAACCCGAACCTGATCTGAAGCCTAACTCGATGACCATGAAGGCGAGCAGCGACATGATCCAGAGTATGCACAAAGAAGCAGAGAAAATGTGGCTTCCGGAGTTTGTGAGAGTGATCAGAGAAACAAAAGAGCCCTTCATCAATCCTATATATGACAGCGACCCCTTGGAAAAAATCTACTGGGACATTGTGGTACTAGTTGGAGATGCAGCACACCCCACAACTCCTCATGCCTTAAGAAGCACGAACATGTCGGTGCTAGATGCTGCGGTGTTAGGTCAATGCTTGAAGAAGTGGGGAGCAGAAGATTTACAATTTGCTCTTGAAGAATATCAATCAATTCGATTACCAGTCGTGCGTAAACAAGTCTTGCACGCAAGGCGAATGGGTCGGATTAAACAAGGCCTTGTTCTTCCTGATCGCCAGCTTTTCAACCCCGAGACCGCTAACCCAGAAGAGTGTCACGAGCTTCAGCAGAAACTCATGCCCTTTTTCACCGATGTTCCATCCATACTACTTTAA
- the LOC126632076 gene encoding uncharacterized protein LOC126632076 isoform X1 has protein sequence MSFCSSLSSPHSLFLLSKTKSPSSRFRACAADVPDFLSADWLESRKKRPFGPRLNFSAEEAVQHQLDALKYNDQPRPDYGIEVMYRFAGFDPFERSTYFGPFFDLGQFERFRRIFHHSTYRVLLGHKERKMLSSLYVEENLFKQRVWIRGCRPEEEEIFQFTMVQRVGGSWDGYWLTESVLHDGDAFAGGLAY, from the exons ATGTCGTTTTGCTCCTCCCTGTCATCTCCGCACTCTCTGTTTCTCCTTTCCAAAACCAAATCTCCAAGCTCTCGATTCAGAGCTTGCGCTGCTGATGTTCCTGATTTCCTCTCAGCCGATTG GCTGGAATCCCGGAAGAAGAGGCCCTTTGGCCCCAGATTAAAT TTTAGCGCAGAAGAAGCTGTTCAGCATCAGCTGGATGCCCTCAAGTACAACGATCAACCCCGCCCGGATTATGGCATCGAGGTCATGTACAGG TTTGCTGGGTTTGATCCTTTTGAGAGGTCCACCTATTTCGGGCCATTCTTTGATTTGGGGCAG TTTGAACGATTTAGGCGAATTTTTCACCATTCAACATATAGAGTGTTGTTAGGTCATAAAGAGAGGAAGATGTTGAGCAGTTTATATGTGGAGGAG AACCTATTCAAGCAGCGGGTTTGGATACGAGGATGTCGgccggaggaagaagaaatattTCAATTCACAATGGTTCAG AGGGTTGGAGGGTCATGGGATGGTTATTGGCTGACAGAGAGTGTACTTCACGACGGAGATGCTTTTGCCGGTGGTTTGGCTTATTGA
- the LOC126632076 gene encoding uncharacterized protein LOC126632076 isoform X2 → MSFCSSLSSPHSLFLLSKTKSPSSRFRACAADVPDFLSADWLESRKKRPFGPRLNFSAEEAVQHQLDALKYNDQPRPDYGIEVMYRFERFRRIFHHSTYRVLLGHKERKMLSSLYVEENLFKQRVWIRGCRPEEEEIFQFTMVQRVGGSWDGYWLTESVLHDGDAFAGGLAY, encoded by the exons ATGTCGTTTTGCTCCTCCCTGTCATCTCCGCACTCTCTGTTTCTCCTTTCCAAAACCAAATCTCCAAGCTCTCGATTCAGAGCTTGCGCTGCTGATGTTCCTGATTTCCTCTCAGCCGATTG GCTGGAATCCCGGAAGAAGAGGCCCTTTGGCCCCAGATTAAAT TTTAGCGCAGAAGAAGCTGTTCAGCATCAGCTGGATGCCCTCAAGTACAACGATCAACCCCGCCCGGATTATGGCATCGAGGTCATGTACAGG TTTGAACGATTTAGGCGAATTTTTCACCATTCAACATATAGAGTGTTGTTAGGTCATAAAGAGAGGAAGATGTTGAGCAGTTTATATGTGGAGGAG AACCTATTCAAGCAGCGGGTTTGGATACGAGGATGTCGgccggaggaagaagaaatattTCAATTCACAATGGTTCAG AGGGTTGGAGGGTCATGGGATGGTTATTGGCTGACAGAGAGTGTACTTCACGACGGAGATGCTTTTGCCGGTGGTTTGGCTTATTGA
- the LOC126632079 gene encoding V-type proton ATPase subunit c''1, which translates to MSGAAVAVGYSSSWARALVQISPYTFSAIGIAVAIGVSVLGAAWGIYITGSSLIGAAIKAPRITSKNLISVIFCEAVAIYGVIVAIILQTKLESVPTSKIYAPESLRAGYAIFASGIIVGFANLVCGLCVGIIGSSCALSDAQNSSLFVKILVIEIFGSALGLFGVIVGIIMSAQATWPSK; encoded by the exons atgtctggtgCAGCAGTAGCGGTGGGTTACTCGAGCTCCTGGGCACGCGCCCTCGTCCAGATCTCTCCCTACACTTTCTCCGCTATCGGCATCGCCGTCGCCATCGGCGTTTCTGTCCTCGGCGCCGCCTG GGGGATTTATATAACTGGGAGCAGTTTGATCGGTGCAGCAATCAAGGCTCCTCGAATCACTTCTAAGAATCTCATTAG TGTTATTTTTTGTGAAGCTGTTGCTATATATGGTGTTATTGTTGCAATTATTCTACAAACAAAGTTGGAGAGTGTTCCAACGTCAAAGATATATGCGCCCGAGTCTCTTAGAGCTGGATATGCAATCTTTGCCTCAGGGATTATCGTGGGCTTTGCCAACCTTGTCTGCGG GTTATGTGTGGGAATTATTGGAAGCAGCTGTGCATTGTCTGATGCCCAAAACTCCTCACTTTTTGTGAAGATCCTTGTGATTGAGATCTTCGGCAGCGCACTTGGATTGTTCGGAGTCATCGTGGGAATCATAATGTCAGCTCAAGCAACATGGCCTTCAAAATGA
- the LOC126632077 gene encoding uncharacterized protein LOC126632077: MGAGREVQSSLDGLRDKNVMQLKKLNTALFPVRYNDKYYADALASGDFTKLAYFSDICVGAIACRLEKKENGAVRVYIMTLGVLAPYRGLGIGKKLLNHSLDLCAKQNISEIYLHVQTNNEDAINFYKKFGFEITETIQNYYTNITPPDCYVLTKYITQTKK, from the exons ATGGGGGCTGGGCGCGAAGTCCAAAGCTCGCTGGACGGGCTGAGAGACAAGAACGTGATGCAGCTGAAGAAGCTCAACACTGCCCTCTTCCCAGTTCGCTACAACGACAAGTACTACGCCGATGCCCTCGCTTCCGGCGATTTCACCAAGCTAG CATATTTCAGTGATATATGCGTTGGTGCAATTGCATGCCGGCttgagaaaaaggaaaatggagCTGTCCGCGTGTACATCATGACATTGGGAGTTTTAGCACCATACCGTGGACTAGGCATTG GTAAAAAACTGTTGAACCATTCTCTTGATCTGTGCGCCAAGCAAAATATTTCCGAAATTTACTTGCATGTTCAGACAAACAATGAGGACGCCATAAACTTCTATAAGAAATTTGGGTTCGAAATCACGGAAACCATCCAGAATTATTACACGAACATTACCCCTCCAGACTGCTATGTGCTCACCAAGTATATTACTCAGACAAAGAAATAA